The DNA segment GGAGAACGCGGCGCGCGCGGTCGAGCTGCTCGCGGACTCCGGAGTCGCGGTCGCCGTCACCGGCGGCCCTGGCGAGCGTGCGCTGACCGCCCTCGTCGCCGGCAGCCGCGGCATCGACCTCGGCGGCGCGACCGACTTCGCCGGTGCGGCCGAGGTGCTCGCCCGCGCCGAGGTCGTCATCAGCGGCAACACCGGACCGGCGCACCTCGCGGCGGCCGTCGGCACGCCGGTGGTCAGCCTGTTCGCGCCCGTCGTCCCAGCGATCCGGTGGGCGCCGTACGGCGTGCCGGTCGAGCTGCTCGGCGACCAGCAGGCCGCCTGCGCCGGCTCGCGCGCCCGCGTCTGCCCCGTCCCCGGCCACCCCTGCCTGGCAGGGGTGAGCGCCGAGGAGGCGGTCGCCGCCGCCCACCGGCTCCGCGCGCTCCCGCGGCGCGACTCCACGACATCCACCACGACACCCTCGGAGGCGCTCGCATGAGGATCCTGCTCTGGCACGTGCACGGCGGCTGGGCGGACGCGTTCGTCCGCGGCGACCACGAGTACCTGCTGCCCACCACTCCCGCCCGCGACGGCTGGGGCCTCGGCACCGGCGGCCGCGACTGGCCGAACACGATCGAGATCGCCCCGGAGGAGCTGCGCGACGCCGACGTCGACGTCGTGCTCCTCCAGCGGCCCGACGAGCTCGCCGAGGCGGAGCGCCTGCTCGGCCGCCGGCTCGGCCGCGAGATCCCGGCGGTCTACGTCGAGCACAACACGCCCCGCGGCGACGTGCCCGACAACCGCCACCCGCTCGCCGACCGCGACGACCTCCTCCTCGTGCACGTCACGCACTTCAACGCGCTGATGTGGGACACCGGCTCGACGCGCACCACGGTGATCGAGCACGGGATCAACGACCCCGGTCCTCTCTACTCCGGAGAGCTCGCGCGCTTCGGCGTCGTCATCAACGAGCCGGTGCGCCGCCAGCGGGTGACCGGCACGGATCTGCTGCCGCGCTTCGCCGCGGTCGCCCCGCTCGACGTCTTCGGGATGAAGACCGAGGGGCTCGTCGGGACCCCCGGGCTGCCCGCCGACCGGCTCGACGTGCTCGGCGACGTGAAGACCGGCGCGATGCACGCGGAGCTCGCCCGCCGCCGCGTCTACCTGCACCCCTTCCGCTGGACCTCGCTCGGCCTCGCGCTGCTCGAGGCGATGCACCTGGGGATGCCGGTCGTCGCGCTGGAGACCACCGAGGCCGGCCGCGCCGTGCCGCCCGAGGCGGGCGCGATCTCGAACGACCTGGACGCGCTGGCCGCGGCCGCGCGCGCGCTGATCGAGGATCCGGAGCGGGCCGCGATCGCCGGCGCGGTCGCCCGCGAGGCGGCGCTCGCGCGCTACAGCCTCGGCCGGTTCCACCGCGACTGGGACGAGGTGCTCGGCGACCTCGCCGCCGCCCCGCGCACCCTCTCCACCGCCGGAACCCGCGAAGGGAGCACCCGATGAGCACCGCCCGACCCCTCTCGATCGCGATGGTCTCCGAGCACGCCAGCCCGCTGGCGACGCTCGGCGGCGTCGACGCCGGCGGCCAGAACGTGCACGTCGCGGCCCTCGCCGACGCACTCGCGCGCCGCGGCCACCGCGTGACCGTCTACACGCGGCGCGACGACCCGTCGCTCCCCCGCCGGGTGCCCTTCACCTCCGGCGTCGAGGTCGTGCACATCGACGCCGGACCGGCCGCGAAGGTCTCGAAGGACGAGCTGCTGCCGTTCATGGGCGACTTCGCCGTCGACCTCGCGAACGACTGGCTCGACTCCCGACCCGACCTGGTGCACAGCCACTTCTGGATGTCCGGGGTCGCCGCGCTCGACGCCTCCGAGCGGGTCGAGCGGGCCACCGGGCGCCGCGTGCCCGTCTTCCACACCTTCCACGCGCTCGGCGTGGTCAAGCGCCGCCAGCAGGGCGCGCTCGACACCAGCCCCGAGGAGCGCGCCTGGCTCGAGCCCGGCGTCGGCCAGCGGGCGGACGGCGTCGTCGCCACCTGCTCCGACGAGGCCTTCGAGCTCAAGGGCCTCGGCGTGCCCACCTCGAGCATCTCGGTGGTGCCCTGCGGCGTGGACCTCGAGCGCTTCACGCCCGACGGGCCGGTCGCCGAGCGCACCGGGCGGGTGCGCCTGATGAGCATCGGCCGCCTCGTGCCCCGCAAGGGCATGGGCCACGCGATCGAGGCGCTCGCCCGCCTGGTCGCCGACGGCTGCGACGCCGAGCTGGTCGTCGTCGGCGGCTCCGGCTCGGGCGACGCGCTCATCGCCGACCCGGAGTACCAGCGCCTGCACGGCGTCGCCGAGGGCCTCGGAGTCGCCGACCGCGTGGTCTTCGCCGGCCAGCTCTCGCAGACCGAGATGCCGGCGATGCTCCGCTCCGCCGACATCGTGATCTGCGCGCCCTGGTACGAGCCGTTCGGCATCACCCCGCTGGAGGCGATGGCCTGCGGCGTGCCGGTGGTCGCCTCCTCCGTCGGCGGGCTGATCGACACGGTCGTCGAGGACGTCACCGGCGTGCACGTGCCGCCGCGCGACCCCGCCGCCCTCGCCGAGGCCCTCGCCGCGCTGATCGCCGACCCCGAGCGCGCCCGCGCCTACGGAGCCGCCGGCCGCGCCCGCGTCGAGTCGCGCTACTCCTGGGACCGCGTCGCTGCGGACACCGAGCGCGCCTACCTGACCACCCTCGCCGGACTCGGCGACGGCGATGCCGCCAGGAGCGGCACCGCTCGCACCTCCCTCTCCTCCACCCCCCGGAAGGCGGCCCCGCGCAGATGAGCATCGACACCGTTCTGGACACCCCGACGGACACGCCGTCCGACACCCCGACGGACGCCGCCCGGCGCCTCGTCGACGACCACGTCGCCCGCGCGCTCGACGTCGTCGCGCAGCTCGAGCGGCACTCCGACCGGATCGTCGCCTGGGGCGTCGAGCTGGCGGACCGCCTGCACACCGGCGCCCGGCTGCTGGCGGCCGGCAACGGCGGCTCGGCCGCGGAGGCCCAGCACCTCACCGCCGAGCTGGTCGGCCGCTTCGACGGCGACCGCATCCCCTTCTCCGCGATCTCGCTGCACTCCGAGACCTCGAGCCTCACCGCGATCGGCAACGACTACGGCTTCGACCACGTCTTCGCCCGCCAGGTCACCGCGCACGCCCGCAGCGGCGACGTCGTCGTGCTGCTCTCGACCAGCGGCCGCAGCGCCAACCTGCTGCACGCGGCCGAGGCGGCCCGCGCGGCCGGCGCCCGCACCTGGGCGCTCACCGGCGACGGACCCAACCCGCTGACCGAGGCCTGCGACGAGTCGATCGCGCTCGAGGGCCACGGCTCGAACGTGCAGGAGGCGCAGCTCGTGCTGGTGCACGCGCTCTGCCGGGCCTTCGAGCACCGGATCCGCGTGCGGACGGGGGCGGCCGCGTGAGCCGCCTGCGAATCGCCGTGGTCGGCGACGTGATGCTCGACGTCGACCTCTCCGGGCCGGCCGAGAGGCTGAGCCCCGACGCGCCGGTGCCGGTGGTCGACGTGTCGACCCGCGGGGTGCGCGCCGGCGGTGCCGGGCTGGTCGCGCGGATGCTGGTGCGCGACGGCCACGAGGTCGTGCTGGTGACGGCGCTGGCCGACGCCGCCGATCCCGACGCGGCCGAGCTGCTCGCCGCCCTCGACGGCGTCCGAGTGGTCGCCGGGCCCTCCGGCGCGCCGACGCCCGTGAAGACCCGGGTCACCGCCTCCGGTCAGGCGGTCGTCCGCTTCGACCGCGGCTGCGAGCGCCCGCCGGTGCCGACCGTGACCGAGGAGATGCTCGCCGCACTCGGCCAGGTCGACGCGGTCGTCGTCGCGGACTACGGCCGCCGGCTCACCGAGGACGCCTCGCTCCGCGCCGCCCTCGACGCTCTCACCGTGCCGCTGGTCTGGGATCCGCATCCGCGCGGGACCGAGCCCGTCGCCGGGACGACGCTCGCGACGCCGAACCTGGGCGAGGCGACCGGCTTCTCCGGGGCGAGTGGCCGCGGCGTCACCCTCGCCGAGACCGCCGCGACGACGCTGCTCGAGCGCTGGGGCTGCGGCGCGGTCGCCGTGACGATGGGCTCCGGCGGTGCTCTGGTCCGCTCGCGCGGCGCCGGCGTCCCGGTCGTGCACCCCGCCGCCGCCGTGCCGCCGACCGATCCCTGCGGGGCGGGCGACCGCTTCGCCGCCTCCGCCGCCGTCGCGCTGGCCGGCGGGGCCAGCCCCTCCGAGGCGGTCGGCGCGGCCGTCGCCGCGGCCGGGGCCTACCTGCTCGCGGGCGGAGTCGTCTCCCTCGGCGCTCCGGCCGACACCGCCGCCCTGCACGGGGCGTCGGGAGTGGACGCGCTGCGCGTCGCCGAGGCCGTCCGCGGCGGCGGCGGCACCGTGGTCGCGACCGGCGGCTGCTTCGACCTGCTGCACGCCGGCCACGCCCGCACGCTCTCGGCCGCCCGGGCGCTCGGCGACTGCCTGATCGTCTGCCTGAACTCGGACGACTCCGTGCGCCGGCTCAAGGGACCGGCCCGGCCGATCATCCCCGAGGACGACCGGGTCGACCTGCTGCTCGCGCTCGAGTGCGTCGACGCGGTGCTCGTCTTCGGCGAGGACACCCCCGACGAGGCGCTGCGCCGCATCCGCCCGGACGTCTGGGTGAAGGGCGGCGACTACTCCGCCGAATCGCTGCCCGAGACCGCCACGGTCGCCGAGTGGGGCGGCCGCGTCCTGACGGTGCCGTACCACGCGGGCCGCTCGACCACCCATCTCGCCGCCGCGCTCGCGCGCGTCGGCTGACCGCGTCGGCTCCGGCCGACCACCGCCCCGCTGCGCCGATCCCGTCGGCGCTGACGATCCTGGAAGGGACACCCATGACCACCACCCCCACCCCCATCGGCCGCGTCCTGATCACCGGAGGCGCCTCCGGACTCGGAGCCGCCGTCGCCGCCGCCGTCACGGCCGCGGGCGGCACCCCGATCGTCCTCGACCGCGACGTGTCGAACGTCCAGGAGGGCGTCGCCGCCTACCAGGTGGACGTCGCCAAGACCCGTGAGGCCGAGAAGGCCGTCGTCGAGATCGCCCGCGAGCACGGCGGTCTCGACGCCGTCGTCACCGCGGCCGGCATCGACCGCTGCGGCCGCCTCGTCGACGTCGACCCGGAGGAGTGGGAGCGCGTGATCTCGGTCAACCTGCTCGGCACCGCGGCCGTCGTCCGCGCGGCGCTGCCGTTCCTCACCGAGACCCACGGCCGCGTCGTCACCGTCGCGTCCTCGCTCGCGATCAAGGCCGTCTCGGACGCCACCGCCTACTGCGCGTCGAAGTTCGGCGTGCTCGGCTTCACCCGTGCGCTCGCGGCCGAGACCAAGGGCGAGATCGGCGTCACCACGCTGATCCCCTCCGGCATGAAGACCCGCTTCTTCGACGACCGCGACGCCCAGTACAAGCCGGGCCCCGACGCGCTCCTCAACGACCCGGAGAACGTCGCCAACGCCGTGATGTTCGTCCTCGGCCAGCCCCGCGGCTGCGAGGTCCGCGAGCTCGTCATCACCCACGAGGAGGAGCCCTCCTGGCCGTGAGCTGACGCCCCCGTCGGGGCTCCGCGAGATGCCACTTGAGTACGCACGCCTCGGCGTGTCGCGTACTCAAGTGGCATCTCGCAGTTGGAGGGCAGGGCCTGGGGGACGTCAGCGGGTGGAGGCCAGGACGCCGCGGACGTCCTCGAGGACCCGGGCGACGGGGACGTCGTCGACGAAGGACAGCTCGTGCTCGCAGCGCGGGGCGGTCCAGCCGACCTGGGTGACGTCGATCCCGCAGATCGGGCAGCGGGTCGTCCAGCTCAGCTGCACGCGGTGGCGCTGGCGGCCGAGGGGCTGCGCGTTGATCGCGTTGCCGACCCAGAAGACGCCGACCGTGGGAGCACCGACCGCCGCCGCGAGGTGCCGCGGTCCGCTGTCGTTGCCGAGGACGAGGTCGGCGAGCGAGAGCAGCGGACCGAGATCCGGGAGCTCGACCCGGTCCGCCCAGGACACCGCGCCTGGAGCGCCCGCGACGATCGCCTCAGCGGCGGGCGCGTCGGAGGCGTCGCCCACGACGAGCACGCGCGCGCCGTCGGCCAGCAGCGCGCGGGCCACCTCGGCGAAGTTCGCGGAGCTCCAGCGGCGCCGGACGTCGGTCGCGCCCGGGTGGATCAGCACCAGCGGCCCCCCGGCGGGGAGGGCCGCAGCGAGGCGGTCGCGGCGCTCCGGATCGACCTGCAGCGACGCCTCGAGGCGCACCGCCGGGGCCCCCGCGAGCCCGACGATCTCGAGCGCCCGGAGCATCTCGTGCTGGTAGTAGACGTAGGGGATGGTGCGCTCCAGCTCGGCCGCGTCGTCGGTGCGCGAGCCGATCGTGTGCCGCGCGCCGAGGCGCTGCAGGAACGGGTTGGAGAAGCGGCCGCCGCCGTGCAGCTGCACCGCGAGATCGAAGCGGCGCGCGCGCATCCGCTCGGTGAAGTCCTCGACGACCTGCGGGTCCTCCCCCTCGCCGTCGCGGACGCCCTGCGCCACCGGCAGGATCTCGACGTCGCTCACCGGCGACTCCACGCCCTGCAGCAGCACGCGGTGCGCCGGAGTGCCGAGCAGCACGATCTCGGCGCCCGGGTAGGCGGCGGCGAGCGCGTCCACGGCGGGCAGCGCGAACAGCAGGTCGCCGAGTCCGCCGCCGCGCAGCACGGCGATCCTCTCGACTCCGTCGAAGCGGTCTCGGAGCGGGGCGATGGCGACCACGGTCGTTCCTCTCGATGGGGCGGAGTCGCGCGGGGCGGCTCCGGGGAAGGGGCACTCCTCCTCTTCCCCGTCCGAGGCGATCCGAAACCGGAGGCAGCCGTCGAGCCCCGCACAACATCAGCTGAGAAGGGAGGGCCTCCGCTGTGGGGGGAGGGACCCCCCTCTCAGCTGATGTTGTGCGGCGGGCGGCGGGCAGCCGGCCCGCGCGGGCCCGCCTGCGCGGCTGCTCAGTCGCCGGCGAGCGCCCCGCGGCGGATCTTGCCCGCGTCGTCGCGCAGCGGGGTCCGCTGGAGTCGCAGAGCCCGCGGTGCCCGGGAGCCGAGGTGCTCGCGGGCGAAGGCGAGCACCTCCTCCGCCGTCACGACGGCGTCCGCGATGTCCGCCACCGCCTCGATCGCCTGGCCGAGCTCGGCGTCCGGGACGCCGAAGGCGACCGCGCCGCGCACCGCCGGGTGCTCCTCCAGGACGCGCTCGATCTCGGCCGGGTAGATGTTCACCCCGCCGCGCAGGATCAGGTCGTCCGCCCGGTCGAGCACCGTCAGGAAGCCGTCGGCGTCGACCAAGCCGAGGTCGCCGAGGGTGTCCCAGCCGTCGTCGGTCCGCTTCGACTCCCCGCCGAGGTAGCGGTAGGTCGGCTCCCCGCGGCGCAGCTGCACGAGCCCGGGCTCACCGGCCGCGCACTCCGACCCGTCCGGCCGCTGCACCCGCAGCTCCGTCCCGCCGATCGGCCGCCCGACGCTCCCGGGCCGGTCCAGCCACTCGTCGCCGCGGATCATGGTCAGCCCGTTCGACTCGCTCCCGGCGTAGACCTCGACGACCCGCTCGGCACCGATCCAGTCGATCAGCGCGCGCTTGTCCGCGGGCGGGCACGGCGAGCCGAGGTGCAGCACAGTCTCGAGTGACGACACATCCGCGTCCCGGTGCCCGGGCGCGCGCAGCAGCCGGTGGATCATCGTCGGCACCAGCAGCGCCCAGGTCACCCGGTGCTCCGCGATCGCCGCGAGCACCCGCGCCTCGTCGAAGCGCGGCAGGATCACCAGCCGCTGCCCGGTCAGCAGCCCCCGGAAGGCGTAGGTGAAGGTCGCGGAGTGCGTGAGCGGCCCGGCCACGAGCTGCACCCCCTCCCGCGGCAGGAACGCTGCGACCGGCTGCGTCGGATCCATCAGCGCCGGCGCCGCCACGAGCACGATCTTCGGCCGCCCGGTGCTGCCGGAGGAGGCGGGCGCCTTCCAGGACGAGGCCCAGAGATCCGGCAGCTCGTCGTCCGGCAGCGCCGGATCGGGCGCGAACCCGGCGGGCACGAAGGGCACGCCCTCCAGCTCCACGCCGATGCTCAGCGACGGCCGCCCGAGCGCGCCGACCTCGGCGAGCTCCCGCGCCGACAGCCCGCGCGACAGCGGCTGCGGTGTCGCGCCCGCCTTCCAAATCGCCGCGCAGGCCAGCACCAGCTCGGCGCTGTTGGGCAGCGAGACCGCGACGAGCGAGTCCGGAGTGACGCCCCGCGCCGCGTAGGCGCGCGCGAGCCGGTTCGAGGCCCGGTCCAGGGCGCCCGCGCTGAGGGTCGCGTCGTCCGCGACGACCACGACGCGCTCGGGGTCCTGCTCGGCGAGCGCCGAGAAGCAGCGCGAGAACGACCGGCGCATCAGGCGGCGCCCGCGTGCGCCCGGTACAGCGCCTCGTGACTCACCGCGACGTCGTCCCACGAGTGCGAGAACGCCAGCTCCCGCCCGGGCCCGGGCTCCGGCGCCTCCCCCGCGAGCGCCGCGGCGAGCGCCGCCCGAATCCCCGCCACGTCGCTCCCGTACGCCACGGTCTCCCCGAACACCTCGCGCAGCACCGGCAGATCGCGCGCGACGACCGGCACCCCCGCGGCGAGCGCCTCCATCGCCGCCAGCCCGAAGCCCTCCTTGGTCGAGACGAAGCCGAGCACCGCCGCACCAGCGACGAGGGCCGCGAGCCGCTCCTCGGGCACCGTGCCGAGCACGACCGGCACGACGCCCAGCTCGGCCGCCCGGCGCTCGAACTCCTCGCGGTAGCCCCGGTAGTCGAACAGCGTCTCCCCGCCGCCGAAGACGAGCGCGGTCCCCGGAGCCAGCCCCGCGAACGCCTCCAGCAGGTCGATGCTGCCCTTCCGCGGCTCGATCCCGCCGAGCGCGAGCACGTAGCGGCCGAGCTGGGCCCGCCACTCCCCCGCCGCAGCACCGCCGTCCGCGGCCGCGAACCGCGCCGCGTCGACGCCGTTCGGGATCACCGCCGGAGCCCGCCCCCAGCCCACCGCCACCTCGTCGGCGACCGCTCGCGACACCGCGAGCAGACCGGCCGGACCGGTGATCGCGCGCTCGTGGCAGGCGATCAGCGCCGGCGTCGTAAAGGCGTCCAGGTGGTGCACCGTGCGGAGCAGCCCGCCGGCCCCCGCGAAGCCGGCGTCGAGCGCGGCGTTCGCCGAGATGCAGTCCTGCGCGTGCACGACGTCCCACTCCCCGCCGTCCTCCCCCAGCGCCACAGCCATCGCATCGAGCGAGCGGACGATCCGGTCGCCGACGTCCTCCCCGTCGCGCGCCGCGAACGGCACCACCCGGACCGCCACCGCGGGATCGACCGCACGGAAGAACGCGGAGTCGCCGCCGCGGCCGAGCGTCCAGACGGTCACCTCGTGCCCGCGCCGGGCCAGCGCCTCTGAGAGCGCGAGCGTGTGCACCACGCCGCCGCGGGGCTTCGTGGAGTAGGTCAGCTGCGCGATCCGCACGGGGTCTCCTTCAGGCGGGGCGGCGCCCAAAGGCGGCACCGGTCGGTCGGGCGGCCCCGGGTTCAGACGGTGGGAGCCGCGCGGTGGTACGCGTGCTCGGCGCGGTCGCGCAGGTGGTCCATGCTGCGGCGGGCGCGGGCGACGGAGGCCGAGACGTCGTCGGTCGCGACCGCCAGCCCGCCCTTCGCCCAGGTCTTCGCGAGGATCTCGCCGGCCGGGTCCACGACCTTCGCCTGCCCGAGGAAGCGCAGCCCGCCGAGCACCCCGGTCTGGTTCGAGGAGACCAGGTAGACCTGGTTCTCCGCGGCACGCGCGCAGTCGTAGAGGTCGAACAGGTGCGCCTGGCGGTCGTTGCGGATCCGGTCGGAGCGGTCGGTCACGCTCGCGGGCCAGGCGCTGAGGCAGCACAGGATCTCGGCCCCGTCGAGGGCGAGCGAGCGGGCCGACTCCGGGAAGGTCTTGTCGAAGTCGATCATCATCCCGATCCGCCCCACGGCCGAGTCGAACGAGCGGAAGGAGTCGCCCGCGGCGTACGCCTCGGACTCGCCCAGCGGCAGGTGCACCTTGCGGTGCGTCCCGACCACCTCGCCGCCCTGCACGCAGACCGCCGAGTTGTAGCGCCGCACCTCGCCGCCCTCCAGCGCGCGCTCCGCGATGCCGAAGCAGACCGTGGTGTCGCCCGCCATCGCCGCGACGGCCGCGACCTCCGGTCCGTCGACCTCCACGGCCTGCGGCAGGTCGTCGGGGCCGGGGTGGTGCATGTCGAGGAGGTAGCCGCCGAGGGTCGCGTCCGGCAGCACCAGCAGGTCGATCCCGCGCTCCTGCGCGCTCGCGATCATGCCGGGCAGCTTGACGAGGGTGCGCTCGATGTCGCGGCCGAAGTGCGCCGCGACCGCGGCCATCGTGATCGTCGACATGGTCCTTCTCTCCCGCCCTCTGCGGGCGGACGGTGCGCCGGGGCGGAGGGAGAGCCTCCGCTCTCCTCCGCCCCGCGCGGCAGAGCGGTGCGCTCGGGCCGAGCGCGTGGCCGTCACCGTACCGCGGCGCCCTCGAGCCGGTCCATCCGCGCGCCGCCGAGCAGCTGCTCCGCCACGTGCTCCGCGTCGCGCGCGATCGCCTCGAACCGCCCGGAGCCCCAGGTGTTCAGCCACGGCAGCCCGAGGAAGTGCAGCCCGGGCACGGCGGTCGCGCCGCGCCGGTGGGTGGGGTGCCCGGCGCCGTCGAAGACGCCGATCTGCATCCAGGAGTAGTCGGAGCGGAAGCCGACCGCCCAGACGATGCTCGTGATCCCGGCGGCCGCCAGATCCAGCTCCTCGATCTCGCGCTCCGGCCGCCAGACTGGCGCGTACCGGGCCTCGGTCGGCGCCGAGACACCCGAGCGCTCGATGTAGGCGTCGATGTCGTTCTTGATCGACTCGGCGACCGAGTCCGCGTAGTCGAGCGACGCCTCGGCCGTCGGCGCGAAGCGGAGCGACCCGCCGTCGACCTGCTGCAGCCGGCCGTAGAGCGTCATCCCGTCGCGCGCGAACGCCCGCAGGTCGATGTCGCGGCCGCCGCCGCGCCCGGTGACGTAGTGGTTGGTCGACTCCCGCTTGGAGAGCCCGCCCACCTGCGCGTGCACCGGAACGTCGTAGACGCCCATGTCGGCGAGCCAGGCGACGCAGTCGCGCCCGCGGTAGAACCGGGCGACCCGCGGAGCCGTCCCCAGCGCCAGGTGCACGTCGCGTCCCTCGAGGAAGAGGTCCTCCGCGATCTGCGCGCCGGACTGGCCGGAGCCGACCACGAGCACGCCGCCCACGGGCAGCGCCGCGGCGGAGCGGTAGTCGGCGGAGTGCAGCTGCACGATCGAGTCGGGGATGCGGTGCGCGACCGCCGGCAGCACCGGCCGGTGGTAGCCGCCGGTGGCGACGACGACCTGGTCCGCCGTGATCGTGCCGCGCGAGGTGACGATCTCGAACGCCCCGTCCGCGCTCTCGCGCATCCGCAGCACCTCGGTGTCCTCGGCCACCGGCGCGCCGAACGACTCGGCGTAGCGCCGCACCCAGGCGTGCACCTCGGCGCGGGTCATGAAGCCGTCCGGGTCGTCACCGTCGTAGGGGTAGCCGGGCAGCCGGCACTGCCAGTTCGGCGTGACGAGGGTGAAGTTGTCCCAGCGGCGGTCGATCCAGTCGTGCGCGATCGTGTCGCGCTCGATCACGAGGTGCTCGACGCCCTGGTCGGTGAGCAGGCGGCTGATGGAGAGCCCGGCCTGGCCGGCGCCGATCACGGCGACCGGGAGGTGCCGGCCGTTCTCGAGCGCGGTCATGCGCGGGCCCCCTGCGCGGACGCGGGGACGGAGGCGGGAGGGAGCGGCGGATCCATCGCCAGCACCCGCACCCGCCCGCCGTCGAAGCGCGCGGCGGCCGCGAGGATCTCCGACTCCTGCTGCAGCGCGGAGGTGCAGGCGAAGCCGAACTTCGCGCGCACCCGCTCGCTCGCCAGC comes from the Rathayibacter festucae DSM 15932 genome and includes:
- a CDS encoding MSMEG_0569 family flavin-dependent oxidoreductase → MTALENGRHLPVAVIGAGQAGLSISRLLTDQGVEHLVIERDTIAHDWIDRRWDNFTLVTPNWQCRLPGYPYDGDDPDGFMTRAEVHAWVRRYAESFGAPVAEDTEVLRMRESADGAFEIVTSRGTITADQVVVATGGYHRPVLPAVAHRIPDSIVQLHSADYRSAAALPVGGVLVVGSGQSGAQIAEDLFLEGRDVHLALGTAPRVARFYRGRDCVAWLADMGVYDVPVHAQVGGLSKRESTNHYVTGRGGGRDIDLRAFARDGMTLYGRLQQVDGGSLRFAPTAEASLDYADSVAESIKNDIDAYIERSGVSAPTEARYAPVWRPEREIEELDLAAAGITSIVWAVGFRSDYSWMQIGVFDGAGHPTHRRGATAVPGLHFLGLPWLNTWGSGRFEAIARDAEHVAEQLLGGARMDRLEGAAVR
- a CDS encoding MSMEG_0570 family nitrogen starvation response protein, which gives rise to MPEMTFHVRWPDGVEERCYSPSLVMHDYLAEGESYPIEDFVGRSTEALRLASERVRAKFGFACTSALQQESEILAAAARFDGGRVRVLAMDPPLPPASVPASAQGARA